Genomic segment of Candidatus Edwardsbacteria bacterium:
CCAAAATCAGGCTATTGTTTGCGTATTTGTATTTCTCTGCTGTCGGTTGGAATGTGGGCGAAACACGACGGCGTTTGTACCATCCATTAAAATCATTATACACTATTTGCCAAGATATTTGTCAAGCAAAAAAGCCCCGTAATCGATGCGGGGCTTTTTAAAGAAAAAGATATTATGACCGATCTATAAATATCTTCGAATTTTTTGCCTGTAATCAATGTAAATATTCCCGAACCTTTGTTCCAAGAACTTCTCCTCGCCCAGAATGATGAAATGATAGATTACCATGCTGTAAATCCCCAGCGATATCACACCCGGATTGAGGGTATATAACATAGCAGACAGGGTAAGAAGGTCGAAACCAAGATACATCGGGTTCCGGCTCAGCCGGTAGACGCCATTAATCTTAAGAGCCGTCTCCTCCTGCGGCAGGCCCAGCCTGGTTGATTGGCCTAGGTTGACCAGGCTGAGGATGGTCAGCAAAAGGCCAGTCAATAATGAAACATAAGCAATATACTTGAGTGCTGGGATGGAGCATTCAGCAATGACAGGTATATTCAATAGCGCCAAAAGCAATATGATCCAGGTAAAATAACCTGATATTTTGCCGGTATAGAACAGCACCGGATTTATGGGAGTTTTTCCGATGAGGTTCACATTACGCCTTCAAATGCTTTTTTATAAAACGGCTGATCTCTTCCATTGCTTCTTTTGCCTCAGGGAACATCGGGGCGCAGGCCGGGTAGCAGTGGAACAAGCCCTCGCCGATCCTCAGTGTCACGTCAACCCCGGCGGCTTTGGCCTTTTCGGCCAAACGGGTGGAATCGCTGAGCAGGGTCTCGTCCCCGCCGGCAAAGATCAGCATCGGCGGCAGGCCGCGCAAGTCTCCGAACAGCGGAGAGATCAAAGGATCCTTGGGGTCGTTCTTTCCAACATAATACCGGCTGAAGGTGGCCTGGGATTCCTTCCAACAAAGTGTGTCCTTCTGGGCGTTGAATATCCAGGATTCTCCGGAGTTGCTTAGGTCGGTCCAGGGCGACAGTGCCACGGCCGCCGCCGGCAAAGGAAGCCCCTGTTCCTTAAGGGCCAATTGTGCGGCAAAGACCAAGTTGCCTCCCCCGGAATCGCCCATGAATACGATATTATAGGGCTTGATGCCCTGGTCCAAAAGATATCTGTAAGCGGCCACAGAATCATTCAGCCCGGCAGGGTAGGGATGCTCCGGGGCCAGGCCGTAATCGAACACCAGGGCGCTGATGCCGCAACCTTTTACGAACTTGGCCACGATACCCCGGTGGGCCCGGATGGAGCCCACCACCAGCCCGCCGCCATGGAAATACAGGATGGCCTTGTCTTTCGGGGCGTTGCGGGGCCACATCCATTCGGCGGCCAGGCTGCCGATCATGACAGGCTCCAGAGTGAAGCCCTCCGGCAGTTTGCCGAAAAAATCCGCCCCTCGCTCAACCTCTGCCCGCAGGGCCTGCAGGGAGGTATCTCCATCAACGGTGGTTGTTCTTTTGCGCTGGAAACGCAACAGGTGCCGGTATTTCAGCAGGAATACGAACAGGCGGCTTCGGAAACTGGACATAAAATATCCTAGATGGTGTATTAGAATTTCACTGTGATGCCGGCGGTCACATAATGGAAAAGGGAAAAAGTGTAGACCTTGCCGCCGCCGTCGGCGCCGCCCTCCAGCATACGGTAGCCTATCCGAAGGGAATGACTTTCGGCGGGGCTGTACTGGAATGCCAACAACACATCCTCGGCCCGGCCATAGGGCGACCATAGGGCGTCGCTCTCAAGCAGCAATCCGGTCCTCTGGGTCATATTATACCTTACCATCAAGTTGATTAGCGGGACAACACCCAAATCGCTGCGACTGGCATAGGCTGAATCGCTCATCAGGGAGATATCGGCGCTGCGGATCTTGGCGGTCAGCCCGGCCCCCAGTCCGAAACCAGGCTTGGCAACAATTGAGTAGCGGTAGGTAAGTCGGTAGGAATCGAAGCGGTAGGTGGAATGAATTTCTGTGCCCTGGCGGAATATTTTGCCCTGAAAGTTGATATCCCTGGCAAGAGTCCCGGTTCCCCGGACGGTAAGGGGCGCTGCCAGAATAAAAAACAGATGTCTTTTTGTCAGCGTTACTCCACCCCGGAATCTCAGAGCAATGGCAGGCGAGGAGACGATCTCGTCGGCCAGGGAGAATCTTGTCCCGCTGTCGCTGGGGATCTGAACGTCGTTGTATCCGGTGAAGGCCGTCCCGCCCTCGGTGTCAATAAACCACTCAGAACACAGGCCGGACCCGACAAAAAGCAGCAGGAACGCTGACAGCATAACAGAGTGTTTCATTGGACCTCCGGTATTATTTGTTTGGGGGACAGGGCTATTCCCGCTCAAACGCTTTTACGAACCCCGCCAGCAGCGAGAAGCTTCAATATTAATAAACCATCAATGCTTGGTATGATATCCCTTATCCCCGTATGGCTGAAGCTTTTCGATCCAGATCTCTTCCAGGGCCTTAAGGTCCCGGGTGTAATCATAGCTGATTCCCTCCTTGGGCTCCAGATGATCGATAATTTCAAAGGAAAAATTGCTTTCTCCCAAGCTGGTAAAATCCTTTTGCAGATCGAAAATGGGATGAGAGCCGTTCTTAAGCGTGAACTTCTGACTATTGATGATGCCGGGGAGGTTTTTGGCCTTCATTAATAATATCTTGCCGCTGGCCAGATTCTTTATCTGCAAAATGCCCATCGGGGTCAATGTCTGCTTGTATTCTTTTATCAGTTTCTTTCTGTCGGTCATTATTCCTCTGCAGTACTGGATTCCCGCCGTCGCTGGAATGACATATCAAACATATATTTTCCCCCTCGTCAGATTTATCTGGAGAGAGCCTGCACTGAGAACTGCAGATATGCTGCTTTCGAAGTGGGCAGGGGTGAGGTCAGGGCTTGAAGTCCGGATCGTTCAGGCTGCCGCGATCCAGCTGTTCAAAATTATAATCCTTGCTCTGCATGTTCAAGTTCTGTAGGCGATGGATGTCGCAGGTCTTGGTCGGCAGGTTGGCCTTAAGATAGATCTCGCTTCTGGGGTTGGGGCAGGCCGGGGTGGCCAGCAGGCCGGATTCGGTGCAGATGGTGGCCGAGACGATATCGCCCGGCACCGGAAAATCCTTCACCGGCAGACTGTCGGTGGCCTGCTTCATGAAGGCCGCCCAGATGGGCAGGGCCAAGCCGGCCCCGGTGGCGCCCTCGGCCACAGTCTTCTTCTGATCGAAGCCCACCCATACCCCGCAGGCCAGGTTGGGGGTGTAGCCTATGAACCAGGTGTCGGTATAATCGTTGGTGGTGCCGGTCTTGCCCCCGGCCGGCCGGGTGAAGCCCAGGCTGCGGGCATATATCCCGGTGCCGTGGTCCACCACCGTCTTCATCATGTTGGCCATGATATAGGCGGTTTGGGGCGACAGCACCTCCTCGGCATAGGGATGATTCTCCTCCAGGACGATGCCGTTCTTATCCAGCACCTTCAGGATCATCAGCGGTTCCACCCTGACCCCGCGGTTGGCAAAGACCCCGTAGGCGCTGACCATATCTATCATGCTGATGTCGGCCGAGCCCAGGGCCAGCGACAGCACCGCCGGAAGGGGTGTCCGGATGCCCATCTTGCGGGCGTAGCTGATGACGGTGGATGGCCCGATGCTCTGGATCAGCTTGACAGCTATCAGGTTTTTGGACAGGGCCAGCCCCCGCCGCAGGGAGGTGGGTCCGCCGAACTTGCCGTCGTAGTTGCGGGGATACCAGGAGTTGCCGGAACCGTCATCCTCGATTACGATGGGAGCGTCCAGGATAACATCGCCGGGGGAAAAGCCGTTGTCGATGGCGGCGGTGTAGATAAAGGGCTTGAAGGCCGAGCCGGCCTGGCGGCGCGACTGGATGGCCCGGTTGAATTTGCTGATCAGAAAATCCCGGCCCCCGATCATGGCCAGGATGTGGCCGTTTCCGGGATCAAGGGCCAGCAGGGCATCCTGGATATATGGGGTGTTGACTATATCGGTCTCGACCTTGGGTGTTTTGAAATCCCTGCGCCGGGGAACCAGCTTGTATCTGTCCTCCAGCTGTTCCATCCAGCTCTCGGAGACCTGATTGGCGGCCTGCTGCAGTTTAAGATCCAGGGTAGTGTAGACCTGCATGGCCCCCTGGTAGATGGCGTTGGCCCCGTATTTAGCCTCCAGGTATTTGCGGACCTCCTCCACGAAATAGGGGGCGTCATTGAGCCGCAGTTCGCGGGGCTTGACCACTATCTCCGTCTTTCGGGCGGAATCGGCCAGGGCCCGGGTGATCGCTCCGGTGGCCACCATGGCCTCCAATACGGTGTTCCTTCTTTTCAGGGCCGCTTCGGGATGGGTGTAGGGGGTGTATATCGAGGGGCCGCGCGGCATTCCAGCCAGCATGGCCGCCTGGGGCAGGGTCAAACTGTCCACATCCCCGCCAAAATACATCTGGGAGGCGGTCTGGACCCCGTAGGCCCCGTGGCCGTAATTTATCTGGTTGAAGTACAACTCCAATATCTCGTCCTTGGAGAACAGCCGCTCGATCTTCATGGCCAGTATGGCTTCGGCGATCTTGCGGGACAGGGTGCGGTCCTGGGTCAGGAACATGTTGCGGGCCAGCTGCTGGGTGATGGTGGAGGCGCCGCGCAGGCGCTTGCTGCGGCGCAACACGAAATCCTTGACCGCCGCGGCGTAGCCGAATATATCGATCCCCCAGTGGGAGCGGAAACTACGATCCTCGATGGCGATGGTGGCGTCGATCAGGTTTTTGGGTATCCGGGCCAGCGGGGCCATCACCCGATGCTCCTCGGCGAATTCGCAGATCAGCAGGTTGTTCCGGTCGTAAACCTTGGTGCCCTGCTTGGGCTGCATCTCCTGAAGGGTGCGGGTGGATGGCAGTCCCCGGCTGTAGAAGGCGAAGGTGCCGGCCCCAAAGCCCGTCACAAAGATCAAAAACAGTCCCAGGAAAAAGAGGATCCGGAAAAAGTTCCTCCGGGCCTTGCGGTTGAATTTGATGGGGAATTTTCCTTGGTAGAATTTTGCCATAATCGGTTTATCCGTCAAAGGTTGATAAAATAACTGTTATAGTGGCATTCCATGCAGGCGGACCATTCCGTAAAAAAGTAAATGTAAAACTCTCAATAACACTGATGCCGAATGCACCACTGATCAGGGTAATTCTAAACCTAAAAGAAAGGATAGTCAAGCATAAAACAAACCTAAAGACAATGTTGATCGAAGGCATTTTTGTATTGCAAATGGGACTTTAAATGAGATATAATAATGTGTTATGCAACAAATAGGGTACAATCTGGAGCATCTCCGCCAAAGCATCGACGATGCCTGCCGGATCGCCGGTCGGAGGTCGGAGGATATCACCCTGGTGGCGGTCACCAAGACCGTCCCGACCGAGGTCATAGAGCAGGCTATCGCCCTGGGGCTGAACATCATCGGCGAAAACAGGGTCCAGGAGGCGACGGGGAAATATCCCCTGATCGGCTCCAAGGTGCAGTGGCACCTGATAGGGCACCTGCAGTCCAACAAGGCCAAAAAGGCGGTGGAGATCTTTTCCCTGATCCACTCCATAGATTCGGTTGATCTGGCCAGGGATGTGGGGCGCCGGGCAGTCCAGATCGTCAAAACCCAAGA
This window contains:
- a CDS encoding isoprenylcysteine carboxylmethyltransferase family protein, with product MNLIGKTPINPVLFYTGKISGYFTWIILLLALLNIPVIAECSIPALKYIAYVSLLTGLLLTILSLVNLGQSTRLGLPQEETALKINGVYRLSRNPMYLGFDLLTLSAMLYTLNPGVISLGIYSMVIYHFIILGEEKFLEQRFGNIYIDYRQKIRRYL
- a CDS encoding alpha/beta hydrolase yields the protein MSSFRSRLFVFLLKYRHLLRFQRKRTTTVDGDTSLQALRAEVERGADFFGKLPEGFTLEPVMIGSLAAEWMWPRNAPKDKAILYFHGGGLVVGSIRAHRGIVAKFVKGCGISALVFDYGLAPEHPYPAGLNDSVAAYRYLLDQGIKPYNIVFMGDSGGGNLVFAAQLALKEQGLPLPAAAVALSPWTDLSNSGESWIFNAQKDTLCWKESQATFSRYYVGKNDPKDPLISPLFGDLRGLPPMLIFAGGDETLLSDSTRLAEKAKAAGVDVTLRIGEGLFHCYPACAPMFPEAKEAMEEISRFIKKHLKA
- a CDS encoding GIY-YIG nuclease family protein, coding for MTDRKKLIKEYKQTLTPMGILQIKNLASGKILLMKAKNLPGIINSQKFTLKNGSHPIFDLQKDFTSLGESNFSFEIIDHLEPKEGISYDYTRDLKALEEIWIEKLQPYGDKGYHTKH
- a CDS encoding PBP1A family penicillin-binding protein, producing MAKFYQGKFPIKFNRKARRNFFRILFFLGLFLIFVTGFGAGTFAFYSRGLPSTRTLQEMQPKQGTKVYDRNNLLICEFAEEHRVMAPLARIPKNLIDATIAIEDRSFRSHWGIDIFGYAAAVKDFVLRRSKRLRGASTITQQLARNMFLTQDRTLSRKIAEAILAMKIERLFSKDEILELYFNQINYGHGAYGVQTASQMYFGGDVDSLTLPQAAMLAGMPRGPSIYTPYTHPEAALKRRNTVLEAMVATGAITRALADSARKTEIVVKPRELRLNDAPYFVEEVRKYLEAKYGANAIYQGAMQVYTTLDLKLQQAANQVSESWMEQLEDRYKLVPRRRDFKTPKVETDIVNTPYIQDALLALDPGNGHILAMIGGRDFLISKFNRAIQSRRQAGSAFKPFIYTAAIDNGFSPGDVILDAPIVIEDDGSGNSWYPRNYDGKFGGPTSLRRGLALSKNLIAVKLIQSIGPSTVISYARKMGIRTPLPAVLSLALGSADISMIDMVSAYGVFANRGVRVEPLMILKVLDKNGIVLEENHPYAEEVLSPQTAYIMANMMKTVVDHGTGIYARSLGFTRPAGGKTGTTNDYTDTWFIGYTPNLACGVWVGFDQKKTVAEGATGAGLALPIWAAFMKQATDSLPVKDFPVPGDIVSATICTESGLLATPACPNPRSEIYLKANLPTKTCDIHRLQNLNMQSKDYNFEQLDRGSLNDPDFKP
- a CDS encoding YggS family pyridoxal phosphate-dependent enzyme, which produces MQQIGYNLEHLRQSIDDACRIAGRRSEDITLVAVTKTVPTEVIEQAIALGLNIIGENRVQEATGKYPLIGSKVQWHLIGHLQSNKAKKAVEIFSLIHSIDSVDLARDVGRRAVQIVKTQEILLEVNTSGEPQKYGFRADEVIEALDVIKDIQGIKILGLMTVGPLSDDADKVRSSFKILKKIFDEIKLQAIPNIEMKHLSMGMSGDYRVAIEEGSTMIRVGSAIFGSRG